Below is a window of Candidatus Methylomirabilota bacterium DNA.
TCGACCCCGAGCATGCGGCAGAGCCGCGCGGACCAGGCGCCGGCCGCGCACACCACGGTGGACGCGCGGATCTCGCCCTGCTCGGTGACGACGGAGGCCACCGCCCCGCCGCGCGTGGTGAGGCCCTGGACCGCGCAGTCGAGATGGAGGCTCGCGCCCTGGGCGACGGCGGCGCGGGCGAACGCGTCGGTGGCCTTCTCCGGGTCGGCGTGGCCGTCGTCGGGCGTGTGCATGCCGCCGGCCCACGTGCCGGCCAGCCCGGGGACCACGGCCTGCAGATCGCGGGGGCGGAGCAGGCGCGTGTCGAGCCCGAACTCGCGCGCCACCGGCAGCCACTCCTCGAAGCGCGCCAGCCCTTGCGCGTCGTCGGCGAGCGCCAGGTTGCCGCCCTGCACCCACTCGATATCGGCGCCCAGCTCGCGCGGGAGACTTCGCCAGAGCCGGTTCGCCTCCATGACGAGCGGCATCTCGTCCGGATCGCGCCCCTGCTGCCGCACGAACCCCCAGTTCTTCCGCGACTGCTCGCCCGGCACGGGCCCGCGCTCGACGACGGCGACGCGCACACCCCGGCGCGCGAGGGAATACGCGGTGGCGCACCCGACGATGCCGGCCCCCACGACGACGACATCCGCCTCGCGGTCCATGATCGGCGGTATCGTCAGCGAAAGCCGAGGGCGTGT
It encodes the following:
- a CDS encoding FAD-binding oxidoreductase produces the protein MDREADVVVVGAGIVGCATAYSLARRGVRVAVVERGPVPGEQSRKNWGFVRQQGRDPDEMPLVMEANRLWRSLPRELGADIEWVQGGNLALADDAQGLARFEEWLPVAREFGLDTRLLRPRDLQAVVPGLAGTWAGGMHTPDDGHADPEKATDAFARAAVAQGASLHLDCAVQGLTTRGGAVASVVTEQGEIRASTVVCAAGAWSARLCRMLGVDLPQRWVRGTVARTTPAPAVTACAVWGPRVAFRQRRDGSFNIAAGGALDHDLTLDSLRQLRFFLPNYWKNKKRFRFHVGRPLLASLAAALPGSAARRRPLVWDRGIEPSPNRTKVRRSLVELGRMLPSLPALGIARSWAGYIDATPDLVPVLGDIPALRGLVLATGFSGHGFAMGPIAGRLVSELIVDGKPSLDIAPFRFSRFAEGAIGKPRNVL